A genome region from Arachis duranensis cultivar V14167 chromosome 8, aradu.V14167.gnm2.J7QH, whole genome shotgun sequence includes the following:
- the LOC107461023 gene encoding LOW QUALITY PROTEIN: BEACH domain-containing protein B (The sequence of the model RefSeq protein was modified relative to this genomic sequence to represent the inferred CDS: inserted 2 bases in 2 codons; substituted 1 base at 1 genomic stop codon) gives MNIVKGVADLIRRTSSGQIGEPSGYQAQKFSPPGPKIRFSDVGDEAIVNTLWERYEKVDDKVEKKRLLHVFIKQFVVAYKDWQPVNSGILLESASVENLQSADDVVVGCSAGHPVEVIRVLIDEITQLSSLVTELSTSVVQSPEELSGATTKSFITSEGYFILDALKIITRSLYNCRVFGYYGGVQKLTALMKGAVVQLKTISGALSADESLSVFVADKIKLLQQILTYVVSIIYIFIDLGYNIDKQDELFCHPVGITFHADAPISSSNSSRDLSTEARLHWRQKAVVSVMEAGGLNWLVELLRVIRRFSLKELWMDDSLQYLSLKILSLALALNPRGQNHFKSIGGLEVLLDGLGFPSNYARVYSKFVLADGLRDDKPLQRTFQLHILALEVLREAVYGNTNNLQFLCEIGRVHKFANSFCSPAFVLQDLGQEKGHPLHQAVGLLDLDTKKEENGVKPNPAASSASHPTHVSFFEFWNDYVIRLSRGLCSFLLVPEGSKSLTVQVCSSRLSLPISSAYCELSIKWVIRVLFAVFPCIKACLSQNGSPSYSRVFVTILQNTVLNAFRDILSSSPLLLEIFREEGIWNLVFSENFFFFESVSDESARQILDNDEDSEILSAPSSVSNMAEVSGVNNLQLEIISFVEFAATSSGNAHNMAEMSAMLDALEHSAYNPEIASVLLRSLVRILQLSPEKTIASFNTLNAISRVLKVACVQGQESRRSGIMNPSNENSSMELLSLVHDQYKSNLSESVKSWFNCMKLCLEFFSKFSEAVEDTRSLILHNFSCVDCLFDLFWVEGLRQDVLRHILDLMKIVPHSEEDKKAMLQLCSKYLEVFTQIKEREKSFVDLSIDLLGGMRDLLQANQAYYQALFRDGECFLHVVSLLNSNLDEPNREKLVLNVLQTLTCLLASNDASKAAFRALAGKGYQTMQSLLLDFCHWHSSESFLDELLDMLFDGKFDINTSPKIKNEDVIILYLSVLQKSSESLQHYGLDMFQQLLRDSISNSGHSISGKDIRKIFALLRSEKVGKRRQYCSVLLTSLLSMLHEKGPTAFFDLDGSDSGIILKTPLQWPMYKGFSFSCWLRIENFPKNGTMGLFSFLTESGKGTLAVLAREKLTYESINLKKQRVDLNVNLVRSRWHFLCITHSXSIKNLYCLTNXPLCRYDLSYMLCLFRYAKVSESLTSCTVGSKIKMPHYEDNALIFESIRDSGPFFGQIGPIYLFNDALSAEQVQSIYSLGPSYMYSFLDNEALPLCGDKLPSGILDVKDGLASKIIFGLNAQASVGKMLFNVSPIMSQALEKNSFEAAVIGGTQLCSRRLLQQIIYCVGGVSVLFPLIAQTQCSKFEIEKVGEYEKTLVAQTMREYMMTEVIELIASLIDENLANQQQMYLVSGFSVLGFLLQSVPPRELNMETLSALKHLFNVVSNSELLVKEAISSIFLNPLIWVYAIYKVQRELYMFLIQQFDSDPRLLRSLCRLPRVLDIIHQFYCDNVKSRFLPGSNPDQHPSKGNTEQRPGVEEIHKIRLLLLSLGEMSLRQNIAAGDIKALIAFFETSQDMTCIEDVLHMVIRAVSQKPLLASFLEQVNIIGGSQVFVNLLQRESESIRLLSLQFIGRLLVGLPSEKKGTRFFNLPMGRPRSLNEGQRKNRMQPIFLAISDRLFYFPQTDNLCATLFDVLLGGASPKQVLQRNNQFERVRSKGITTHFLLPQMLPLIFRYLSGCEDGLAKIKIIRDLLDLLDSNPSNIEAFMEYGWNAWLSCSLKLDILKDHNVQSLDQSENSMDQLLLVRNLFSLVLCHYLHSVKGGWQQLEETVNFLIMHSEDGNSCPNFLRDMYDDIIQNMVELSAVDNIFISQPCRDNTLYLLRLIDDMLISEIDKELPFFGSDSEFHLNLEMESHKEYNSALKEVLIGEADEQTSRKSKNFKPPMTNDDSIAEKWWNLYDKLWVVISKMNNKGPSNMLPKASSFAGPSLSQRARGLVESLNIPAAEVAAVVVSGGIGSALSVKPNKNVDKAMVLRAERCPRIIYRLVILYLCRASLERASRCVQQFTSLLPSLLTADDEQSKSRLQLVIWSLLAVRAQYGMLDDGARIHLLSHLIRETVNIGKSMLATSIVSRDDTMDSSHNSKDAGSIQNLIQKDRVLAAVSDEAKYMKTSKTDRDQQIQELHSRLDENSLAESSNKKVIEDEIQNSLNTVLASDESRRTEFQLTYEEEQQNVAEKWIHMFRSLIDERGPWSTNPFPNHAVKRWKLDKTEDTWRRRPKLRQNYHFDENLCNPLSITSAEVASPVNDSNPGVMANISEQMKELLLKGIRKITDEGSLDGNETNTEVGGQKTPILSDNPDCQSSDILKESSDRKDTGQDRKDISSSSDTEASEVLVSVPCVLVTPKRKLAGHLAIMKNVLHFSSQFLVEGTGGSSVFRNFDASTSSDGTKSDQKKWPASDMELQKGITVGNVEVINGNGSSKLMRCVKRHRRWSMAKIKAVHWTRYLLRYTAIEIFFSNSAAPVFLNFASLKDAKDIGNLIVNSRNDYLFPKXKWKLMILNTLAGRSYNDLTQYPVFPWVLADYSSELLDYNKSSTFRDLSKPVGALDNKRFEVFEDRYRNFCDPDIPSFYYGSHYSSMGIVLYYLLRLEPFTSLHRNLQGGKFDHADRLFQSIEGTYRNCLTNTSDVKELIPEFFYMPEFLVNSNSYHLGVKQDGEPIADICLPPWAKGSPEEFIRRNREALESEYVSSNLHQWIDLVFGYKQRGKPAVEAANIFYYLTYEGAVDLETMEDDLQRAAIEDQIANFGQTPIQIFRKKHPRRGPPIPIAHPLRFAPDSISLTSIVSNTSHPASAVLYVGLMESNIVLVNDGLILSVKMWLTTQLQSGGNFTFSGSQDPFFGVGYDILSPRKIGIPVPENVELGAQCFVTMQTSSENFLVSCGNWENSFQVISLSDGRMVQSIRQHKDVVSCVAVTSDGSILATGSYDTTVMVWEVFRGKATEKRIRNNQPELPRKNYVIVETPCHILCGHDDIITCLHVSHELDIVISGSKDGTCIFHTLREGRYVRSLRHPSGSPISKLVVSQRGHIVIYADDDLSLHLYSINGKHLAATESNGRLNAIQLSRCGEFLVGAGDQGQIVVRSMDTLEIVKKYQGIGRAITSLAVTPEECFLAGTKDGSLLVYSIENPQLRKTNQNRNVRSKLT, from the exons GTGGAGAAAAAGAGGTTGCTTCACGTTTTCATCAAGCAATTTGTAGTTGCCTACAAGGACTGGCAACCTGTAAATTCCGGTATATTGTTAGAGTCTGCATCTGTTGAGAACTTACAATCTGCTGATGATGTGGTTGTTGGCTGCTCAGCTGGACATCCCGTTGAAGTTATTCGAGTATTAATTGATGAGATTACTCAGCTAAGCTCATTGGTCACTGAGT tGAGCACCAGCGTGGTGCAATCCCCAGAAGAGTTATCTGGGGCCACTACCAAGTCATTTATTACATCTGAaggatattttattttggatgcACTAAAAATTATAACCCGTTCATTATATAATTGTCGTGTCTTTGGATACTATGGTGGGGTTCAGAAACTTACAGCACTAATGAAAG GGGCTGTCGTACAACTTAAAACCATAAGTGGTGCCCTTTCTGCTGATGAAAGTTTGTCTGTCTTTGTGGCAGATAAAATCAAGCTTCTCCAACAAATTCTGACATATGTTGTGTCaatcatttatattttcattGATTTAGGATATAATATAGACAAACAAGATGAGTTGTTCTGCCATCCTGTAGGCATTACTTTTCATGCTGATGCTCCAATCAGCTCTTCAAACAGTTCAAGGGATTTATCTACTGAAGCAAGGCTACATTGGCGACAGAAAGCAGTTGTTTCTGTGATGGAGGCTGGTGGTCTAAATTGGTTAGTAG AGCTATTACGTGTCATCAGAAGATTCAGCTTGAAAGAGCTGTGGATGGATGATTCACTTCAGTACTTGAGCTTGAAAATCCTATCCTTGGCCTTGGCTTTAAATCCCCGGGgtcaaaatcattttaaaagtATTGGAGGGCTGGAAGTGCTTTTGGATGGTCTTGGATTTCCATCGAATTATGCTAGAGTTTACAGTAAATTTGTTTTGGCTGACGGATTGAG GGATGATAAACCACTGCAGAGAACTTTCCAGCTTCATATTCTTGCTCTGGAAGTTTTGAGGGAAGCTGT CTATGGAAATACAAACAACTTGCAATTTCTTTGTGAAATTGGTAGGGTGCATAAATTTGCAAATAGCTTTTGTTCACCAGCTTTTGTGCTTCAAGATTTGGGGCAAGAGAAGGGTCATCCTCTGCATCAGGCTGTTGGTTTGCTTGATCTTGACACTAAAAAGGAAGAGAATGGTGTTAAACCCAATCCCGCTGCGTCATCAGCTAGCCATCCAACCCATGTTTCCTTTTTTGAGTTTTGGAATGATTATGTTATAAGGTTGAGCAGGGGTCTTTGTTCATTTCTTCTAGTACCTGAAGGCTCAAAATCTCTTACGGTCCAAGTATGTTCTAGTCGATTGTCATTGCCTATTTCTTCGGCCTATTGTGAACTGTCAATCAAATGGGTCATAAGAGTTCTATTTGCAGTATTTCCTTGCATCAAAGCTTGCTTAAGTCAGAATGGGTCGCCAAGTTATTCAAG GGTTTTTGTCACAATTCTACAGAACACAGTTCTTAATGCATTCAGAGacattctctcttcttctcctctcttaCTTGAAATTTTCCGTGAAGAGGGAATATGGAATCTTGTCTTTTcagaaaatttctttttcttcgaaTCAGTTTCTGATGAATCTGCTAGACAGATACTTGATAACGATGAGGATTCTGAAATACTGTCTGCTCCAAGTAGTGTAAGCAACATGGCAGAAGTTAGTGGTGTCAATAATCTACAGTTAGAAATAATTTCATTTGTGGAGTTTGCTGCCACTTCAAGTGGAAATGCACACAACATG GCTGAAATGTCTGCTATGCTGGATGCACTTGAACATTCTGCTTATAATCCTGAAATTGCTAGTGTTCTTTTGAGGAGTTTGGTTCGCATTTTGCAGCTCTCTCCAGAAAAAACAATTGCTTCCTTTAATACATTGAATGCAATTTCCCGGGTTCTAAAGGTTGCTTGTGTTCAAGGACAAGAGTCTAGAAGATCTGGTATCATGAACCCCTCCAATGAGAATAGTAGCATGGAATTATTATCACTGGTGCATGACCAATATAAATCCAATTTGTCTGAGAGTGTAAAAAGTTGGTTTAATTGTATGAAATTATGCCTGGAGTTCTTTTCCAAGTTCTCAGAAGCTGTTGAAGACACTAGGAGTTTGATCTTGCATAATTTTTCATGCGTTGATTGCTTGTTTGATTTGTTTTGGGTAGAAGGTTTGAGACAGGATGTGCTTAGACACATACTTGATCTAATGAAG ATTGTACCACACTCTGAGGAAGATAAAAAAGCAATGTTACAGTTATGCTCTAAGTATTTAGAAGTGTTCACTCAAATAAAAGAACGGGAAAAAAGCTTTGTTGATCTGTCTATTGATTTGTTGGGTGGGATGAGAGATTTGCTACAGGCTAACCAAGCA TACTATCAAGCTCTATTTCGTGACGGGGAATGCTTCTTGCATGTTGTATCGCTGCTTAACAGCAACCTTGATGAGCCAAATAGGGAGAAATTAGTTTTGAATGTCCTCCAAACACTCACTTGTCTGCTTGCAAGTAATGATGCTTCAAAG GCTGCATTTAGAGCACTTGCTGGAAAGGGTTACCAGACAATGCAGAGTCTTCTGTTAGATTTTTGCCATTGGCATTCAAGTGAAAGCTTTCTAGATGAATTGCTTGATATGCTTTTTGACGGAAAATTTGACATCAATACTAGTCCAAAGATTAAG AATGAAGatgtaataatattatatctatCTGTACTGCAAAAG AGCAGTGAGTCTTTGCAGCATTATGGACTAGACATGTTTCAGCAACTGCTAAGAGATTCCATCTCCAACAGTGGGCATAGTATATCCGGCAAGGACATCCGCAAAATCTTTGCTCTACTGCGAAGTGAGAAAGTTGGGAAGAGGAGACAATACTGCTCTGTTTTGTTGACAAGTCTCTTGTCAATGCTACATGAGAAGGGGCCAACTGCATTCTTTGATCTTGATGGAAGTGATTCC GGTATCATTCTTAAAACACCTCTGCAGTGGCCTATGTATAAGGGTTTTTCTTTTTCCTGCTGGCTCAGGATTGAGAACTTCCCTAAAAATGGAACAATGGGTCTTTTCAGTTTTCTTACGGAAAGTGGAAAAGGAACCTTGGCTGTGCTTGCAAGGGAGAAGCTAACTTATGAG TCAATTAACCTAAAGAAACAGCGTGTGGACCTGAATGTTAATCTAGTTAGGAGTAGATGGCATTTTCTTTGCATAACTCATA aatcaattaaaaatttatactgTTTGACGAATTGACCTTTGTGTCGCTATGACTTGAGTTACATGCTTTGTTTATTCAGGTATGCTAAAGTGAGTGAATCATTAACAAGTTGTACGGTTGGTTCAAAAATTAAGATGCCTCACTATGAAGACAATGCACTCATCTTTGAATCAATCCGAGATTCGGGCCCTTTTTTTGGCCAAATTGGCCCCATTTATTTGTTTAACGACGCCCTTTCTGCTGAACAAGTTCAGAGTATCTACTCTCTGGGACCCAGTTATATGTATTCATTCCTTGATAATGAAGCTTTACCACTTTGTGGTGATAAGTTACCCAGTGGGATTCTTGATGTAAAAGATGGTCTTGCATCAAAAATCATCTTTGGACTCAATGCTCAG gCAAGTGTTGGCAAAATGCTGTTTAATGTTTCACCAATAATGAGTCAGGCATTGGAGAAGAATTCCTTTGAGGCGGCTGTAATTGGTGGAACTCAGTTATGTTCACGACGCTTGCTGCAGCAAATAATATATTGTGTCGGTGGCGTATCTGTGCTTTTCCCGCTTATCGCCCAGACACAGTGTagtaaatttgaaattgaaaaggtGGGAGAATATGAAAAGACATTAGTAGCACAGACAATGAGGGAATATATGATGACCGAGGTTATTGAGCTGATTGCTTCTCTTATAGATGAGAACCTAGCAAATCAACAACAGATGTATCTTGTGTCTGGATTTTCTGTCCTGGGATTCTTGTTACAATCAGTTCCTCCACGAGAACTTAATATGGAGACTCTTTCTGCATTGAAGCATCTTTTTAATGTTGTTTCTAACTCTG AATTGCTTGTGAAGGAGGCTATTTCTAGCATATTTCTTAATCCTCTTATCTGGGTCTACGCAATTTACAAGGTGCAACGAGAACTATACATGTTTCTGATTCAACAATTTGATAGCGATCCTCGATTACTGAGGAGTTTGTGCCGGCTTCCACGTGTTCTTGACATAATTCACCAATTCTATTGTGATAATGTCAAGTCTCGATTCCTTCCTGGAAGTAACCCTGATCAACATCCTAGCAAAGGAAATACTGAGCAGAGACCTGGTGTAGAAGAAATACATAAGATCCGTCTTCTTTTGTTAAGTCTTGGTGAAATGAGTCTCAG GCAGAACATTGCTGCAGGCGACATAAAAGCTCTTATAGCTTTTTTTGAGACAAGTCAAGATATGACTTGTATTGAAGATGTCTTGCACATGGTTATTCGTGCTGTTTCCCAGAAACCATTGCTTGCTTCTTTTCTCGAGCAAGTTAATATCATTGGTGGTAGTCAGGTTTTTGTCAATCTTCTCCAGCG AGAATCTGAATCCATCAGGTTACTGAGCTTACAGTTCATAGGAAGGCTTTTAGTTGGGCTACCATCTGAGAAGAAGGGAACAAGATTTTTCAACCTCCCAATGGGACGACCTAGATCTCTTAATGAAGGCCAAAGGAAAAACAGAATGCAACCAATTTTCCTAGCTATATCTGATAGACTGTTCTACTTTCCACAGACTGATAATCTCTGTGCCACGTTATTTGATGTTCTTCTTGGTGGTGCTAGCCCCAAGCAG GTTTTACAAAGGAACAACCAATTTGAGAGGGTCAGAAGCAAGGGCATTACTACCCATTTTTTACTTCCTCAAATGTTGCCACTGATTTTCAGATATCTGTCTGGCTGTGAAGATGGacttgcaaaaattaaaattatcagagATCTACTTGATCTTCTTGATTCAAATCCTTCCAATATTGAAGCTTTTATG GAATATGGGTGGAATGCATGGCTTTCATGTTCTCTAAAGCttgatattttaaaagatcACAATGTCCAGTCACTTGATCAAAGTGAAAATAGCATGGATCAGCTGCTATTGGTGAGGAACTTGTTTTCTCTAGTTCTCTGTCACTATTTGCATTCTGTAAAAGGTGGTTGGCAACAATTGGAAGAGACAGTCAATTTCCTTATCATGCACTCTGAA GATGGCAATTCGTGTCCAAATTTTCTTCGAGATATGTATGATGATATTATTCAGAATATGGTGGAGCTGTCAGCTGTGGATAatattttcatttcacaacCCTGTCGAGATAATACGTTGTATTTGCTGAGACTAATTGATGACATGCTGATATCTGAGATTGACAAAGAACTCCCG TTCTTTGGAAGTGACTCTGAATTTCACCTTAACTTGGAAATGGAATCTCACAAAGAGTACAACTCCGCTTTAAAAGAAGTGCTAATAGGAGAGGCTGACGAACAAACATCAAG aaaatcaaagaatttcAAGCCGCCAATGACAAATGATGATTCGATTGCAGAGAAATGGTGGAATCTATATGACAAATTGTGGGTTGTTATTAGCAAGATGAATAATAAAGGACCTAGCAACATGTTACCCAAAGCTTCATCGTTTGCAGGACCATCCCTTAGTCAAAGGGCACGTGGATTAGTTGAGTCATTAAACATTCCGGCTGCTGAAGTGGCTGCTGTTGTTGTATCAGGAGGAATTGGCAGTGCTTTGAGTGTAAAACCTAACAAAAATGTTGATAAAGCTATGGTTTTACGGGCAGAAAGGTGCCCTAGAATTATTTATCGCCTTGTTATCCTGTACCTTTGTAGAGCTTCCTTAGAAAGGGCATCCCGGTGTGTCCAACAGTTCACATCACTTTTACCTTCCCTTTTAACTGCTGATGATGAACAAAGCAAGAGTAGGCTTCAACTTGTTATTTG GTCACTGCTTGCAGTTAGGGCACAGTATGGAATGTTGGATGATGGTGCTCGTATTCATCTCCTATCTCATCTGATACGAGAGACTGTCAATATTGGAAAATCGATGCTTGCTACTAGCATTGTGAGCAGGGATGACACCATGGATTCAAGCCATAACTCAAAAGATGCAGGATCCATACAAAATTTGATTCAAAAGGATCGTGTTCTTGCAGCA GTCAGTGATGAAGCTAAATACATGAAGACATCAAAGACTGACCGCGACCAGCAGATACAGGAACTCCATTCTAGATTAGATGAAAACTCATTGGCTGAATCTAGTAACAAGAAAGTTATTGAAGATGAGATACAAAATAGCTTGAACACTGTTCTAGCTTCGGATGAAAGCAGAAGAACGGAATTCCAGCTTACTTATGAGGAGGAGCAGCAGAATGTAGCT GAAAAATGGATACACATGTTTCGTTCATTGATTGATGAGAGAGGCCCTTGGTCTACCAACCCCTTTCCAAACCATGCTGTCAAACGCTGGAAACTGGACAAGACAGAAGATACATGGCGTCGTAGGCCCAAACTTCGACAAAATTACCATTTTGATGAAAATCTGTGTAATCCTCTTTCAATCACTTCTGCCGAGGTTGCTAGTCCAGTCAATGATAGTAATCCTGGTGTTATGGCAAACATATCGGAGCAAATGAAGGAACTATTGCTGAAAGGCATAAGGAAAATAACTGACGAGGGGTCCTTGGATGGTAATGAAACCAATACTGAAGTAGGTGGACAGAAGACACCGATTCTCTCTGATAATCCAGATTGTCAATCCTCTGACATACTTAAGGAGAGCAGTGACAGAAAGGATACTGGCCAAGATCGTAAAGACATTTCCTCTTCGTCTGATACAGAAGCTAGTGAG GTGCTGGTGTCAGTTCCATGTGTTCTTGTGACCCCAAAGAGGAAATTAGCTGGTCATTTGGCTATCATGAAAAATGTTTTGCATTTTTCTTCTCAATTCTTGGTTGAAGGTACCGGTGGGTCATCTGTTTTCAGAAACTTTGATGCATCAACTAGTTCTGATGGGACCAAGTCTGATCAAAAGAAGTGGCCTGCTTCTGATATGGAACTCCAGAAGGGAATTACAGTTGGCAATGTAGAGGTTATAAATGGGAATGGTTCTTCTAAACTTATGAGATGTGTTAAACGCCATCGAAGATGGAGCATGGCCAAG ATAAAAGCTGTTCATTGGACTCGGTATTTGCTAAGATATACTGCCATAGAGATCTTCTTCAGCAATTCAGCTGCCCCAGTTTTTCTAAATTTTGCATCTTTGAAGGACGCAAAAGATATTGGGAACTTGATAGTTAATTCAAGAAATGACTATTTATTTCCCA GGAAATGGAAATTAATGATTCTCAACACACTAGCTGGAAGATCTTATAATGATTTAACCCAGTATCCTGTTTTCCCTTGGGTCTTGGCCGATTACTCGTCTGAGCTTCTTGATTATAACAAGTCATCTACATTTCGGGATCTCTCAAAGCCTGTTGGAGCACTCGATAATAAACGATTTGAG GTGTTTGAAGACAGATACCGTAACTTCTGTGATCCTGATATACCCAG TTTCTACTATGGATCTCATTACTCAAGTATGGGCATAGTGCTTTATTACCTTCTTAGATTAGAACCCTTCACATCTCTTCACCGTAATCTACAG GGTGGTAAATTTGATCATGCTGACCGTCTTTTTCAAAGCATTGAGGGCACATACAGAAATTGCCTTACAAATACTAGTGACGTGAAGGAGTTAATACCTGAGTTCTTCTACATGCCTGAGTTTCTTGTCAATTCAAACTCGTATCATCTAGGAGTTAAACAGGATGGTGAACCTATAGCGGATATTTGCCTCCCTCCCTGGGCAAAG GGTTCACCTGAAGAATTCATTAGGAGAAACCGGGAGGCACTTGAAAGTGAATATGTTAGTTCAAATCTCCATCAATGGATAGATTTAGTATTTGGTTACAAGCAACGAGGAAAACCTGCTGTGGAG GCAGCAAACATCTTCTACTACTTAACTTATGAAGGTGCTGTTGATTTGGAAACAATGGAAGATGATCTGCAAAGAGCAGCCATAGAAGACCAGATAGCCAACTTTGGTCAGACTCCCATCCAGATATTTCGGAAGAAACACCCAAGAAGAGGGCCACCTATTCCGATTGCACACCCTTTACGCTTTGCACCTGATTCTATCAGTTTGACTTCCATCGTTTCTAATACTAGTCACCCGGCATCTGCTGTATTGTATGTTGGTCTTATGGAATCCAATATCGTTCTTGTAAATGACGGCCTCATCTTGTCTGTTAAGATGTGGTTGACAACACAGCTGCAATCTGGTGGAAATTTTACATTCTCCGGTTCCCAG GATCCATTCTTTGGAGTTGGATACGACATACTTTCTCCACGAAAAATCGGGATTCCCGTGCCTGAAAATGTTGAACTTGGAGCACAATGCTTTGTAACAATGCAGACATCCTCCGAGAACTTTTTAGTATCATGTGGCAATTGGGAAAATAGTTTTCAGGTCATATCATTAAGTGATGGCAGAATGGTACAGAGCATTCGACAGCATAAAGATGTGGTGAGCTGTGTTGCAG TGACATCTGATGGAAGTATCCTTGCAACTGGAAGCTATGATACAACAGTGATGGTTTGGGAAGTTTTTCGTGGTAAAGCCACAGAAAAGAGGATTCGTAACAATCAGCCTGAATTGCCTCGTAAAAACTATGTAATAGTTGAAACTCCATGTCATATTCTTTGTGGACATGATGATATTATAACTTGCTTACATGTTAGTCATGAGCTTGATATTGTAATTAGTGGGTCAAAAGATGGAACTTGCATATTCCATACTCTGCGAGAAGGTAGATATGTAAGATCCTTACGGCATCCATCGGGCAGTCCAATATCAAAGCTAGTTGTTTCTCAGCGCGGTCATATTGTGATTTATGCTGATGATGATCTTAGTCTGCATCTGTATTCAATTAATGGGAAACATCTTGCTGCCACGGAATCTAATGGACGCCTGAATGCTATTCAATTGAGCAGATGTGGTGAGTTTTTGGTAGGTGCAGGTGATCAAGGACAGATTGTTGTTCGCTCTATGGACACCCTCGAAATTGTTAAGAAATATCAGGGAATTGGAAGGGCTATAACATCTCTAGCAGTAACGCCAGAAGAATGCTTCTTGGCCGGCACAAAAGATGGAAGCCTCCTTGTGTATTCAATAGAAAATCCTCAACTTCGGAAAACTAACCAAAACAGAAATGTGAGATCAAAGCTTACTTAA